The following are encoded in a window of Nocardioides houyundeii genomic DNA:
- a CDS encoding YfcC family protein produces MPPTHRADPPAEEPSRESPSTESPSAALDETGGEQEQKTFRFPSALTVLAAVTLLVWLLAFVVPTGTYQTDADTGRPIPGTYERIDSTLSFGDRLMQLFLAPVNGLYGILNGDGFVGPNESGELYGAAGVFLFVLGIGVFITMAMQTGAIERGIGRVAVGMRSRSAVLIAVLMVLFSIGGTTEGMAEETLGFYTLVVPLMLALGYDRMVAVGTIMVGAGIGVLASTVNPFATGVASGAADISIGDGIGFRLLMYVLLVPVGIWWVLRYARRVRSDPSTSMVSPVPGDDELKAQGVGDVAELTVRDRVVLTIVGLTFVFMIFAIVPWAQIIDGPEADSYRWQLDWYFPELAALFIVMALVVGAIGGLGEKGVTDAVVRGAGDFIGVGLVIVLARGVTVIMNNAQITDTVLQSMERAVSDTSSWVFGGLMFLVNVPLAFLVPSSSGHAALAMPILAPLADFAGVSRAMVVTAYQSASGVVNLITPTSAVVMGGLALAKVRYDQYLRFVLPLVGILFVAALALSALGAALS; encoded by the coding sequence ATGCCTCCTACCCATCGGGCTGATCCGCCGGCCGAAGAGCCGTCCCGCGAATCGCCGTCCACCGAATCGCCGTCCGCCGCCCTCGACGAGACCGGTGGGGAGCAGGAGCAGAAGACGTTCCGCTTTCCCAGTGCCCTGACGGTGCTGGCCGCGGTCACCCTCCTGGTGTGGCTGCTGGCTTTCGTGGTGCCCACCGGCACGTACCAGACCGACGCCGACACGGGCCGCCCGATTCCGGGGACCTACGAGCGCATCGACTCCACGCTCTCCTTCGGGGATCGCCTGATGCAGTTGTTCCTGGCCCCGGTCAACGGGCTCTACGGGATCCTGAACGGGGACGGCTTCGTCGGGCCCAACGAGAGCGGCGAGCTCTACGGTGCGGCCGGGGTGTTCCTGTTCGTGCTCGGCATCGGCGTGTTCATCACCATGGCGATGCAGACCGGGGCGATCGAGCGCGGCATCGGCAGGGTCGCGGTCGGGATGCGAAGCCGCAGCGCGGTGCTCATCGCGGTGCTGATGGTGCTGTTCTCGATCGGGGGCACGACCGAGGGGATGGCCGAGGAGACTCTCGGTTTCTACACCCTGGTGGTGCCGCTGATGCTCGCGCTGGGATATGACCGGATGGTCGCGGTGGGCACGATCATGGTCGGTGCCGGCATAGGCGTGCTCGCCTCGACGGTCAACCCGTTCGCGACCGGGGTGGCCTCGGGTGCCGCAGACATCTCCATCGGCGACGGCATCGGGTTCCGCCTGCTGATGTACGTGCTGCTGGTCCCGGTGGGTATCTGGTGGGTGCTGCGCTACGCCCGCCGGGTGCGGTCCGACCCGTCGACCTCGATGGTGAGCCCGGTGCCGGGGGACGATGAGCTCAAGGCACAGGGCGTGGGTGACGTGGCCGAGCTGACGGTCCGGGACCGGGTCGTGCTCACCATCGTGGGCCTGACCTTCGTGTTCATGATCTTCGCCATCGTCCCCTGGGCCCAGATCATCGACGGACCCGAGGCCGACAGCTACCGCTGGCAGTTGGACTGGTACTTCCCGGAGCTGGCCGCCCTGTTCATCGTGATGGCACTGGTGGTGGGAGCGATCGGCGGACTGGGGGAGAAGGGTGTGACCGACGCGGTCGTGCGGGGGGCCGGAGACTTCATCGGAGTCGGCCTCGTCATCGTCCTGGCCCGAGGGGTGACAGTGATCATGAACAACGCCCAGATCACCGACACGGTGCTGCAGTCGATGGAGCGTGCAGTCTCCGACACCTCGTCCTGGGTCTTTGGTGGACTGATGTTCCTGGTCAACGTGCCCTTGGCGTTCCTGGTGCCCTCCTCGTCCGGTCACGCCGCCCTGGCGATGCCGATCCTGGCGCCCCTGGCGGACTTCGCGGGCGTCTCACGCGCCATGGTGGTGACCGCGTACCAGTCCGCCTCGGGAGTGGTGAACCTCATCACCCCGACCTCGGCGGTGGTGATGGGCGGCCTGGCGTTGGCGAAGGTGCGCTACGACCAGTACCTGCGGTTCGTGCTGCCCCTGGTCGGCATCCTCTTCGTCGCTGCCCTGGCCCTGAGCGCACTGGGCGCGGCGCTCTCCTGA